From the genome of Spirosomataceae bacterium TFI 002, one region includes:
- a CDS encoding peptidyl-prolyl cis-trans isomerase D, producing the protein MALINKIRENSGLTIAVLAIALMAFIVGDYLSSGSLGGGGQEKIGSINGTDVDYTQFNTLVEAQRQQYEAQYGRSAGEQELTQIRSQVWEQLIQENAFQPEFKSAGIDVSPDELREMIQGAKNMHPYTKQQFTDPNTGLFNEEQHRQFITAAANKTLPLAQQAIWDQFKASLLSIRKAEKYQNLLTKTTYFTKADAKKEYEGQNTKLSANYLYVPFYSVNDTTVKVSDSQIRDYYSNHSDEFNPYDSRNIDYVAFQVVPSKEDSAAVRQDINTFARGLASATNAEAYANANSDIRTPYLQSAGDLSPEVKEAIAGGLVGAVAGPFKIGNNYSIYKYEGTERDSLYTAGASHILIRSSSTDPDSVQAAARAKALGVLAQLKTGADFATLARINSEDGSAQNGGDLGFFQNNGQMVKPFEDAIFSFNGTGLIPNLVKTDFGYHIIKVTEAKNNLRYKLATIVKVLAPSEATRNEFYQRADDLRVSARSLEDLKAKVAEDESLTLLSAQRIVPGAKNLNTLTNASEVIRWAYNEKTDVGDVSELVFEVDDSYIVAGLSAATDKEDPSALDFKDQIEGLVRNELKAETILAKLKGKTGTLEQIASAYGGGALVESVQDISFQTGMLNSPGLDPIALGTGFGLGAGKKKGPFVGSTGVFIMETSAVTKPAEIADYSQYKEELKQKVGQFASASAADQAIRDAAQIKDRRARMF; encoded by the coding sequence ATGGCTTTAATTAACAAAATCAGAGAAAACTCAGGACTTACAATTGCAGTACTTGCAATAGCCTTAATGGCTTTCATTGTTGGTGATTATCTTTCAAGTGGATCTTTGGGGGGAGGCGGTCAAGAAAAAATTGGATCTATAAATGGTACCGACGTCGACTACACTCAATTTAACACATTAGTTGAGGCCCAAAGACAGCAATACGAAGCTCAGTACGGTAGATCAGCAGGTGAACAAGAACTAACACAAATCAGATCTCAAGTTTGGGAGCAATTAATTCAAGAAAATGCATTCCAACCAGAATTCAAATCTGCAGGAATTGATGTTTCTCCAGACGAGTTAAGAGAAATGATTCAAGGTGCAAAAAACATGCACCCATATACAAAACAGCAATTCACTGACCCTAACACAGGTTTGTTCAATGAAGAACAACACCGTCAGTTTATTACTGCTGCAGCTAACAAAACACTTCCATTAGCTCAACAAGCTATTTGGGACCAATTTAAGGCTAGCTTACTTAGCATTCGTAAGGCTGAGAAATATCAAAACCTACTTACTAAGACTACTTATTTCACAAAAGCAGATGCTAAGAAAGAGTACGAAGGGCAAAATACTAAACTAAGTGCTAATTACCTTTACGTTCCTTTCTACAGTGTTAATGACACTACAGTAAAAGTAAGCGATTCTCAAATTAGAGATTACTACAGCAATCATAGCGATGAGTTTAACCCTTACGATAGCAGAAACATAGATTACGTTGCGTTCCAAGTTGTACCTAGTAAAGAAGATAGTGCAGCCGTAAGACAAGACATCAATACATTTGCAAGAGGTCTTGCATCTGCAACAAATGCAGAAGCATACGCAAATGCAAATAGCGACATCAGAACTCCTTACTTACAATCAGCTGGCGATCTTAGCCCAGAGGTAAAAGAAGCCATTGCAGGTGGTCTTGTAGGAGCCGTTGCTGGTCCTTTCAAAATAGGAAACAACTACAGCATTTATAAATACGAAGGAACTGAGCGTGACTCACTTTATACAGCTGGTGCTAGCCATATCCTTATCAGATCATCATCTACAGATCCTGATAGCGTACAAGCTGCAGCAAGAGCTAAAGCTTTAGGTGTTTTGGCACAGCTTAAAACTGGTGCTGATTTTGCAACTTTAGCACGTATCAATAGTGAAGATGGTTCTGCACAAAATGGTGGAGATCTTGGTTTCTTCCAAAACAACGGTCAGATGGTGAAGCCATTTGAAGATGCAATATTCTCTTTCAATGGTACTGGACTAATTCCAAACCTTGTAAAAACTGATTTTGGATATCATATTATTAAAGTAACAGAAGCAAAAAACAATCTTCGTTATAAACTTGCTACAATAGTAAAAGTACTTGCACCTAGCGAGGCTACAAGAAACGAGTTCTACCAAAGAGCTGATGACCTTAGAGTATCTGCTCGTAGCCTTGAAGACCTAAAAGCAAAAGTAGCAGAGGATGAAAGCCTTACTCTACTAAGTGCTCAAAGAATTGTTCCAGGAGCAAAAAACTTGAACACACTTACAAATGCTAGCGAAGTTATTCGTTGGGCATATAATGAGAAAACAGATGTTGGAGATGTTTCTGAACTAGTGTTTGAAGTAGACGACAGCTACATTGTTGCTGGCCTATCTGCAGCAACTGACAAAGAAGACCCAAGTGCTTTAGATTTCAAAGATCAAATCGAAGGATTGGTTAGAAATGAATTAAAGGCTGAAACTATCTTGGCAAAACTTAAAGGAAAAACAGGAACACTTGAGCAAATCGCTTCTGCATACGGTGGAGGAGCTTTAGTAGAAAGTGTACAAGACATAAGCTTCCAAACAGGAATGTTGAATAGCCCAGGACTTGACCCAATCGCTTTGGGAACTGGTTTTGGATTAGGTGCTGGTAAAAAGAAAGGACCATTTGTAGGATCTACTGGAGTTTTCATCATGGAAACATCGGCGGTAACAAAACCTGCTGAAATAGCTGACTACAGCCAGTACAAAGAAGAGTTAAAGCAAAAAGTGGGACAATTTGCTTCCGCTTCCGCTGCAGATCAAGCAATCAGAGATGCTGCACAAATCAAAGATCGTAGAGCTAGAATGTTCTAA
- a CDS encoding gluconolactonase, with translation MTIITHSLAAQPKTTGSLVVENPAFYELVDKNAQIEVLAEGFKWSEGPVWVKEGSYLLFSDVPANTIYKWEENKPLEVFLKPSGYTGKMPYSNEPGSNGLIINIEGQLVACEHGDRRLTQMPLNGKGGKFPITDNWNGKRYNSPNDVVQSQKGTYFFTDPPYGLADYEKDASREINEFGIYKVSISGQVTQVISDLIRPNGVALSPDEKILYVAQSDPDKAYILAYDLDKNENPINGRVLFDATEMVKKGLKGLPDGLKTDKQGNIFTTGPGGVLILSPKGELLGRIDTDQPTSNCNWGDDGSYLYMTANNFLCRIKTKTIGKGF, from the coding sequence ATGACAATCATCACTCACTCTCTCGCTGCCCAACCAAAAACAACAGGAAGTCTAGTGGTTGAAAACCCCGCTTTTTACGAACTAGTAGACAAAAACGCTCAGATCGAAGTCCTTGCCGAAGGCTTCAAATGGTCAGAGGGTCCAGTGTGGGTAAAGGAGGGCTCCTATCTTCTTTTTTCAGATGTACCAGCCAATACCATATACAAGTGGGAAGAAAACAAACCATTGGAGGTTTTCTTAAAGCCATCAGGTTATACAGGTAAAATGCCATACAGCAACGAACCTGGAAGCAACGGACTTATTATAAATATTGAAGGCCAACTTGTAGCTTGTGAGCATGGAGATAGAAGGCTAACACAAATGCCTCTAAATGGAAAAGGTGGCAAGTTCCCAATTACCGACAACTGGAATGGCAAGAGGTATAACAGTCCAAATGATGTCGTTCAAAGCCAAAAAGGAACTTACTTTTTTACCGACCCTCCTTACGGTCTAGCCGATTATGAAAAAGATGCGAGTCGTGAAATTAATGAGTTTGGTATTTATAAAGTATCCATAAGTGGGCAAGTAACACAGGTCATAAGTGATCTTATCCGCCCAAATGGTGTCGCATTGTCACCAGATGAAAAAATTTTATATGTAGCCCAATCTGACCCAGATAAAGCATATATACTTGCCTATGACTTGGACAAAAATGAAAACCCTATAAATGGTAGAGTTCTTTTTGACGCAACTGAAATGGTAAAAAAAGGATTAAAGGGATTACCCGATGGACTCAAAACCGACAAGCAGGGAAACATTTTCACAACGGGTCCTGGAGGTGTACTTATTTTGAGCCCAAAGGGAGAACTCCTTGGTAGAATAGACACCGACCAACCTACCTCAAATTGTAACTGGGGAGACGATGGATCATACTTATATATGACAGCAAATAACTTTTTGTGTCGAATTAAAACAAAAACAATTGGTAAGGGCTTTTAA
- a CDS encoding Putative DNA-binding domain-containing protein has protein sequence MLEYKPLEKHSIDQKSLKHLVREGEGANLEFKLKTNHPDKIVKEIVAFANTRGGKLLIGVSDDKQIKGLKFADEDLFILKKAIEKYIYPVVDYEIEKVILDDEKEVLVFEIPESPMKPHFVDLDGLAESRKAYIRVADKSIQASKEVREILKGQRKGKELRFVYGEKEKVLFRFLNDNKFITISKFADLVGITKKQASRTLVLLSLTNVLKVLPMDIGEDHFVEA, from the coding sequence ATGTTGGAATATAAGCCTTTGGAAAAACACTCCATAGATCAAAAATCTCTCAAACACCTCGTGAGAGAAGGAGAAGGTGCAAATTTGGAATTCAAGTTAAAAACCAATCATCCAGATAAAATCGTCAAGGAAATTGTCGCTTTTGCCAACACTAGAGGCGGAAAGCTACTTATTGGTGTCAGTGATGATAAGCAAATTAAGGGATTGAAGTTTGCCGACGAAGACTTGTTTATACTTAAGAAGGCTATTGAGAAATACATTTATCCTGTTGTGGACTATGAAATCGAGAAGGTAATACTGGATGATGAAAAGGAAGTTTTAGTTTTTGAAATTCCAGAGAGCCCAATGAAACCACACTTTGTTGACTTAGATGGGTTGGCCGAAAGCCGAAAGGCATATATAAGAGTTGCGGATAAGTCTATACAGGCGAGTAAGGAGGTGAGGGAGATTCTCAAAGGTCAGCGAAAGGGAAAAGAACTACGCTTTGTTTATGGCGAAAAGGAGAAAGTATTGTTTCGCTTTTTGAACGATAACAAATTCATAACCATAAGTAAGTTTGCTGACTTAGTAGGCATAACGAAAAAGCAAGCTTCACGAACACTCGTTTTGCTTTCGCTTACCAATGTGCTCAAGGTTCTTCCTATGGATATAGGAGAAGATCATTTTGTAGAAGCTTGA